The genomic interval GCCGCGGTGGTCACACGGAACGGCGAGGACTTCCGTCTCATCCAACAATTCCGGACCTTCGGCCTCGACGTGATCTGAGGAAGGCTCGCACTTCGTGGTCGGGAAGATCCCGTCGCTGCCTTGACAAGGCGTCGCGGGCTGGGCAGGTAGTTTCCGACCAAAGGAGGCCCTCGATGCTGCTCGACGGCAAGGTGGCGATCATCACGGGCTCGGGGCGCGGCATCGGCCGCGAGCATGCGCTCCTCATGGCGCAGCACGGCGCCAAGATCGTCGTGAACGACCTCGGCGCCCACTTCGACGGCACCGGCCAGCCCACGGCCACGCCCGCGCAGGAGGTCGTCGCCGAGATCAAGAAGAAGGGCGGGCAGGCGATCGCCAACGGCGACAGCGTCGCCGACTTCAAGGCCGCCAAGCGCATCGTCGAGTGCGCGATCGACACCTTCGGCAAGCTCAACATCGTGGTCAACAACG from Deltaproteobacteria bacterium carries:
- a CDS encoding SDR family NAD(P)-dependent oxidoreductase yields the protein MLLDGKVAIITGSGRGIGREHALLMAQHGAKIVVNDLGAHFDGTGQPTATPAQEVVAEIKKKGGQAIANGDSVADFKAAKRIVECAIDTFGKLNIVVNNAGILRDRMIFNMAEEDWDAVIAVHLKGTFNMCRHACEYWREEQKKGTVLNGRIINTSSDAGLLGNVGQVNYGAAKAAVALMAVVIGQEMK